From the genome of Geobacter sp. SVR, one region includes:
- a CDS encoding NADH:ubiquinone oxidoreductase: MSKPAIAIAGLTACSGCQLTLLNCEEELLEIVRHFSIEYFPIGHTERTIAGPIDVAFVEGAVSTPEDLETLIRLRNCSRLLVAFGTCALWGGIAAMKNHESRRDLAAAVYGPAGDALKTFNPQPFHHFVKVDFAITGCPPEKGELVATLASLRRGTFPVFPSCPVCTECRIRENLCLLIERDEMCLGPLIQAGCNARCPTVGISCEGCRGPVVEANVAAQVELLLEKGFGRDEIVSRMQRFYPEWNYEQRS, encoded by the coding sequence ATGAGCAAACCGGCCATCGCCATAGCCGGGCTGACCGCCTGCTCCGGATGCCAGCTGACGCTTCTGAACTGCGAAGAGGAGTTGCTGGAGATCGTGCGGCATTTCAGCATCGAGTACTTTCCCATAGGACATACGGAGCGCACGATTGCCGGTCCGATCGACGTGGCCTTCGTGGAAGGGGCCGTTTCCACTCCCGAAGATCTGGAAACGCTGATCCGTTTGCGCAACTGCAGCCGCCTCCTGGTGGCCTTCGGCACCTGCGCCCTATGGGGGGGCATCGCAGCCATGAAGAACCACGAGTCGAGGCGGGACCTGGCCGCGGCGGTTTACGGCCCAGCGGGAGATGCCCTGAAAACGTTCAATCCGCAGCCTTTCCACCATTTTGTCAAAGTCGATTTCGCCATTACCGGCTGCCCCCCTGAAAAAGGGGAGCTTGTGGCGACCCTGGCCTCCCTCAGGCGGGGAACCTTCCCGGTATTCCCTTCCTGCCCGGTTTGCACCGAGTGCCGCATCCGGGAAAACCTCTGTTTGCTGATCGAGCGTGACGAGATGTGCCTGGGGCCGTTGATTCAGGCCGGTTGCAATGCCCGCTGCCCGACGGTGGGGATCTCGTGCGAGGGGTGCCGCGGACCGGTGGTCGAGGCCAATGTTGCTGCCCAGGTAGAACTGCTGCTGGAAAAGGGCTTTGGCAGGGATGAAATTGTCAGCCGCATGCAACGCTTTTACCCGGAGTGGAATTATGAGCAGCGCAGTTGA
- a CDS encoding FAD/NAD(P)-binding protein → MQQRADADIVPFPAVIDERRPLSPDTVFYRLRPENDDHARFRFNPGQFVQLSVPGAGEAPISLAGAQRGDGMLEVCVRGVGHVTTMLHRLVPGERVGIRGPYGNGFPLSEWGGRNILLLAGGLGIAPLRSLLHTILVRRGEFGEIALMYGAREPAAILFKEELAELSGRRDMHLFLTVDFASDQPPEGLICNTGLLPTLLKGINFAAAGTVAAVCGPPPLYRCLIDELQGLGIPAERIFLSLERRMKCGVGLCCHCAVGDLFCCSDGPVFRYSDLAGIKGAL, encoded by the coding sequence ATGCAACAGAGAGCTGATGCCGACATAGTCCCTTTCCCGGCCGTCATCGACGAACGGCGTCCGCTGTCGCCGGACACCGTCTTTTACCGCCTGCGTCCGGAGAACGATGACCATGCCCGTTTTCGCTTCAATCCGGGGCAGTTTGTCCAGCTCTCGGTTCCTGGTGCAGGTGAAGCCCCTATTTCCCTGGCCGGGGCCCAGCGAGGCGACGGCATGCTGGAGGTATGCGTCAGGGGGGTGGGACATGTGACCACCATGCTGCATCGTCTCGTACCCGGCGAACGGGTGGGTATCCGTGGACCGTACGGCAACGGCTTCCCGCTGTCCGAGTGGGGGGGGCGGAATATCCTGCTGCTGGCCGGCGGTCTCGGCATCGCTCCACTGCGTTCGCTGCTGCACACCATCCTCGTACGCCGGGGGGAATTCGGCGAAATCGCCCTGATGTACGGCGCCCGGGAACCGGCGGCAATCCTGTTCAAGGAGGAACTGGCCGAACTGTCCGGACGGCGGGACATGCATCTCTTTCTGACGGTGGATTTTGCCAGCGATCAGCCCCCCGAGGGCCTGATCTGCAATACGGGGCTTCTGCCGACCCTGCTGAAGGGGATCAATTTCGCTGCGGCAGGCACCGTTGCCGCCGTGTGCGGTCCCCCGCCGCTCTACCGCTGCCTGATCGATGAGCTGCAGGGGCTGGGCATCCCGGCCGAGCGCATCTTTCTTTCGCTGGAGCGCAGAATGAAGTGCGGTGTGGGGCTCTGCTGCCATTGCGCTGTGGGGGACCTCTTCTGCTGCAGCGACGGGCCGGTTTTCCGCTACAGCGACCTCGCAGGGATCAAGGGGGCTCTATGA
- a CDS encoding 4Fe-4S dicluster domain-containing protein, whose translation METNFLKHDLLPEFLEILASFGQVHGPLLTDSRVPAFGTITTVTDLRLYYRRTLIPPKKYLLPPRETILIFDPERGFESPSPACPEIVLLGLHPCDLQGIAYLDRVFLGYAADPLYRARRQALTLIGLSCEPDEYCFCGEPAADGIRGCDLFMHSGAAGFDVRAWSPKGRAILDKLAPCLTKGDALPAAERTCGAAETIRQATARGEMFEKSPLWEKFAGLCLSCGACSLCCPTCYCFDIREQGALDGKTARRIREWDNCLFKTHGEVAGGVNFRKSRLERFHYRYRHKYLGFGPTRGMLSCVGCGRCREVCPVKIDLLELFGESENATES comes from the coding sequence ATGGAAACGAATTTTCTCAAGCACGATCTGCTGCCTGAGTTCCTGGAAATTCTCGCCTCCTTTGGCCAGGTGCATGGTCCGCTCCTGACTGACAGCAGAGTGCCGGCCTTCGGAACGATCACTACTGTCACGGACCTGCGTCTTTATTATCGCCGCACCCTGATCCCCCCTAAAAAGTACCTGCTTCCCCCACGCGAAACCATTCTTATCTTCGATCCGGAGCGCGGATTCGAATCGCCTTCACCAGCCTGTCCCGAAATCGTGCTACTGGGGCTGCACCCCTGTGACTTGCAGGGGATCGCCTATCTTGACCGGGTCTTTCTGGGATATGCGGCCGACCCCCTGTACCGGGCCAGGCGTCAGGCACTGACGCTGATCGGTCTTTCCTGCGAACCGGACGAATATTGCTTTTGCGGCGAGCCGGCAGCAGACGGGATACGGGGCTGCGATCTGTTCATGCATTCCGGTGCCGCCGGATTCGACGTGCGGGCCTGGAGCCCCAAAGGACGGGCCATCCTGGATAAGCTGGCCCCCTGTCTGACAAAAGGCGACGCTCTCCCGGCGGCGGAGCGAACCTGCGGTGCGGCGGAAACCATCCGTCAGGCCACGGCCCGCGGCGAAATGTTTGAAAAAAGCCCGCTGTGGGAAAAGTTCGCCGGCCTCTGCCTCTCCTGCGGCGCCTGCTCCCTCTGCTGTCCGACCTGTTACTGCTTCGATATCCGCGAGCAGGGCGCCCTGGATGGAAAAACCGCCCGGAGAATACGCGAATGGGACAACTGCCTCTTCAAGACCCACGGCGAGGTAGCAGGCGGCGTCAATTTCCGCAAGAGCCGCCTGGAGCGCTTCCATTATCGTTACCGCCACAAATATCTGGGGTTCGGGCCCACACGGGGGATGCTCTCCTGCGTCGGCTGCGGGCGCTGCCGCGAGGTGTGTCCGGTGAAGATCGATCTTCTGGAACTGTTCGGGGAATCAGAGAATGCAACAGAGAGCTGA
- a CDS encoding ArsR family transcriptional regulator: MAEARRIKPQEAQNRVQAGQALFICAYDSEDMCERMRLEGALTLGELTARLPGISKDQELIFYCK; this comes from the coding sequence ATGGCCGAGGCCAGAAGGATAAAACCACAGGAAGCGCAGAACAGGGTGCAGGCAGGCCAGGCGCTCTTCATCTGTGCCTACGACAGCGAAGACATGTGCGAACGGATGCGTTTGGAAGGCGCCCTCACTCTGGGCGAACTCACTGCCAGGCTTCCCGGCATATCCAAAGACCAGGAGCTGATCTTCTACTGCAAATGA
- the nifV gene encoding homocitrate synthase, with translation MKEQHVGSGIIIDDTTLRDGEQTAGVVFSRRDKRAIARMLDAIGVQELECGIPAMGREEQESVKDLVDLGLNARLITWNRATIEDIRASIGSGVTAVDISLSVSDIMIRNKLHKSRAWVMEQLKTALGFAKDHGLYVSVGGEDASRADLPFLVELMRITASMGGDRFRFCDTLGILDPFITYEKVAALRETVPELPIEVHTHNDLGMATANAIAGIRAGASFVNTTVNGLGERAGNAALEEVVMGLKYASGIDTGIDTHRFRELSLLVAKASHRPLPAWKAVVGERVFAHESGLHADGVIKDPKNYEGFDPAEVGLTRQIVVGKHSGASGLISRYKEIGIAISRAEAVSLMDKVRRIAQQTRRPLNNSQLLKLYDTKKAA, from the coding sequence ATGAAAGAACAGCATGTCGGAAGCGGTATCATCATCGACGACACCACCCTGCGGGATGGCGAGCAGACCGCTGGAGTGGTTTTTTCGCGGCGCGACAAGCGTGCCATTGCGCGAATGCTGGACGCGATCGGAGTGCAGGAGTTGGAATGTGGCATCCCGGCCATGGGCAGAGAGGAGCAGGAGAGCGTCAAGGACCTGGTGGATCTCGGGCTGAACGCGCGCCTGATCACCTGGAACCGCGCCACGATCGAGGATATCCGGGCCAGCATCGGCAGCGGCGTCACAGCTGTGGATATCTCGCTGTCGGTCTCGGATATCATGATCCGGAACAAGCTCCACAAGTCGCGCGCCTGGGTCATGGAGCAGCTCAAGACCGCTCTCGGTTTTGCCAAGGATCACGGACTGTACGTCTCGGTGGGGGGGGAGGATGCCAGCCGGGCAGATCTGCCGTTTCTGGTGGAGCTGATGCGGATCACCGCCTCCATGGGGGGGGACCGTTTCCGTTTCTGCGATACCCTCGGCATCCTTGACCCCTTCATCACCTACGAAAAGGTGGCGGCCCTGCGAGAGACGGTACCCGAGCTGCCGATCGAGGTGCATACCCATAATGATCTGGGCATGGCCACTGCCAATGCTATCGCCGGAATCCGCGCCGGAGCGTCCTTTGTCAACACCACGGTCAACGGCCTGGGGGAGCGGGCCGGTAATGCCGCTCTGGAAGAGGTGGTTATGGGGCTCAAATATGCCAGCGGTATCGATACCGGCATTGATACGCATCGCTTCCGCGAGCTGTCCCTGCTGGTGGCCAAGGCCTCACACCGCCCGCTGCCGGCCTGGAAAGCGGTGGTAGGGGAGCGGGTGTTCGCCCATGAATCGGGGCTGCATGCCGACGGGGTCATCAAGGACCCGAAGAACTACGAGGGGTTCGATCCGGCCGAGGTGGGACTGACCCGTCAGATCGTGGTGGGCAAACACTCCGGGGCCAGCGGACTGATCAGCCGCTATAAGGAGATCGGCATCGCCATCAGCCGCGCCGAAGCGGTCAGCCTGATGGATAAGGTCAGACGGATCGCCCAGCAGACCCGCCGTCCGCTCAACAACAGCCAGCTGCTCAAGTTGTACGATACGAAGAAAGCAGCCTGA
- a CDS encoding HAMP domain-containing sensor histidine kinase, translating to MAHAYAPLKRARSTGYDLHHEYRLIDQIGYVTTLMDAIPSSAMILNEHRQILAVNRYLLRAFDIGDPAALLGRRPGEALDCIYHKDGPDGCGTGRNCCVCGTLLTILSRQETDQQASGECRLTLGNDRGTALDLEATASPLRVEGRNFTIIILRDISVEKRQQVMERIFFHDIINTAGGIRGLAALLLEEQEIKGEITPDYPALMVSLTDNLIDEIKHQRRLLAAERGDFKPVQEGVELGELLREVCTLYAYHERVPGRIIDLKECPPCRVRTDPTVLRRIVGNMLLNALEASDRGMTVEVAFEQNGTTVRIAVTNPGEIPVQVQLQIFQRSFSSKGTPGRGIGTYSMKLFGERYLGGQVGFTSRNGLTTFFIVLPTGNGNAASLSPSF from the coding sequence ATGGCACACGCATATGCACCACTGAAGAGGGCCCGTTCCACCGGGTATGACCTTCACCACGAATACCGGCTGATCGATCAGATCGGGTACGTGACCACACTGATGGATGCAATTCCCTCATCGGCCATGATCCTGAACGAACACCGGCAGATCCTGGCCGTCAACCGGTACCTGCTTCGGGCATTCGACATTGGCGACCCCGCCGCACTCCTCGGTCGCCGCCCAGGTGAGGCACTGGACTGCATCTACCACAAGGATGGCCCGGACGGCTGCGGAACAGGCCGGAACTGTTGCGTCTGCGGCACCCTGCTGACTATTCTTTCCCGCCAGGAGACCGACCAGCAGGCATCCGGCGAATGCAGACTGACGCTGGGTAACGACCGCGGCACCGCCCTCGATCTGGAAGCCACCGCCAGCCCCTTGAGGGTAGAGGGAAGAAACTTCACCATCATAATTTTGAGGGATATCAGCGTTGAAAAGCGGCAGCAGGTCATGGAACGGATCTTTTTCCACGATATCATCAACACCGCCGGTGGTATTCGCGGGCTGGCGGCGCTGCTGCTGGAAGAGCAGGAGATAAAAGGCGAAATCACCCCTGACTATCCGGCGCTGATGGTCTCTCTCACGGACAATCTGATCGACGAAATCAAGCACCAGCGCAGGCTTCTCGCTGCTGAACGGGGGGATTTCAAACCGGTTCAGGAAGGGGTCGAGCTGGGAGAACTGTTGCGGGAGGTATGCACACTGTACGCATACCATGAGCGTGTGCCCGGCAGGATAATCGATCTCAAGGAATGCCCCCCCTGCAGGGTGCGGACCGATCCCACCGTGCTGCGGCGCATCGTGGGCAACATGCTTTTGAATGCGCTGGAGGCGAGCGACAGGGGCATGACCGTGGAAGTCGCGTTCGAACAGAACGGCACGACCGTCAGGATTGCCGTGACCAATCCGGGAGAGATTCCTGTACAGGTGCAACTGCAGATTTTCCAGCGTTCTTTCAGCAGCAAAGGCACGCCAGGGCGGGGAATCGGCACCTACAGCATGAAACTGTTCGGCGAGCGCTATCTGGGAGGACAGGTCGGTTTCACCTCCCGCAACGGATTGACGACCTTCTTTATCGTCCTACCGACCGGCAACGGCAACGCCGCATCCTTATCCCCCTCATTCTGA
- a CDS encoding chemotaxis protein CheD, which yields MRIETYQQCERVTIEPGEYYSTGNMGVISTLLGSCIAACLYDPRNRLIGMNHFMLSHSRYSRSLPIHVSEAGRYGIHAMDLLINDMMTKGTSRRFLRAKIFGGATIMQRQVESSNFFCVGQVNCDFIRAYLDNEKIPIDAEDLGGDFGRVIHFSNGDFAVHRRKIGRAPSIKLARRDRECWQEAIERQQHEVPLIDIWQPDQPQLPKVANPYSISGR from the coding sequence ATGAGAATCGAAACCTATCAACAGTGTGAACGCGTGACCATCGAACCCGGCGAGTACTACTCCACCGGAAACATGGGGGTCATCTCCACCCTGCTCGGCTCATGCATAGCGGCATGCCTGTACGACCCGAGAAACAGGCTGATCGGCATGAATCACTTCATGCTCAGCCACAGCCGCTATTCCCGGAGTTTGCCGATCCATGTTTCCGAGGCCGGCCGATACGGCATACATGCCATGGACCTCCTGATCAACGACATGATGACCAAAGGAACCAGCCGCCGCTTCCTGCGCGCCAAAATTTTCGGCGGTGCGACGATCATGCAGCGCCAAGTAGAAAGCAGCAACTTTTTTTGCGTAGGCCAGGTCAATTGCGATTTTATCCGTGCCTATCTGGACAATGAAAAAATCCCCATCGATGCCGAAGACCTGGGTGGGGACTTCGGTCGGGTAATCCACTTCTCCAACGGAGATTTTGCCGTTCACCGGCGAAAAATAGGAAGGGCGCCCAGCATCAAACTCGCCCGGCGCGACCGGGAATGCTGGCAGGAGGCGATCGAGAGGCAACAGCATGAGGTACCGCTGATAGATATCTGGCAACCGGATCAGCCGCAACTGCCCAAGGTGGCCAATCCGTACAGCATCTCCGGCCGGTAG
- a CDS encoding GNAT family N-acetyltransferase, with translation MTTIEPFRKEDGERFLELAAVERWVAEAWEVDFLLSASPAGCFSARDASGAACGFVTTLRHQSSGWIGNLIVDSSCRGRGVGRTLFVAAMEALKKAGVGTIWLTASNMGKPMYEKHGFRAIDTIVRWDGSGRQGSGADVEAVGEVHVPAEVGSIDSGVWGDQRCGLLQATIGRGRLIRNPSGFAVLQPCGPAVQCGPFAALNDAAAESLLEQGLHAIPGGQKVYLDAPASNRAAKRIFGSTGMGVTGTNELMFAGQMPDYRPEMLYGLATLGSCG, from the coding sequence ATGACGACCATCGAGCCGTTCCGCAAGGAGGATGGCGAGCGCTTCCTGGAGTTGGCCGCTGTCGAACGATGGGTGGCCGAGGCATGGGAAGTGGATTTTCTGCTGTCCGCCTCCCCGGCAGGCTGCTTCTCCGCCCGCGATGCATCGGGTGCCGCCTGCGGTTTCGTTACGACCCTCAGGCATCAGAGCAGCGGCTGGATCGGCAATCTGATCGTGGACAGCAGCTGCCGCGGCCGCGGAGTCGGCAGGACCCTGTTTGTGGCTGCCATGGAGGCTCTGAAGAAAGCCGGCGTCGGGACGATCTGGCTGACTGCCTCGAATATGGGCAAACCGATGTATGAGAAGCATGGATTCAGGGCGATCGACACCATCGTCCGCTGGGACGGAAGCGGCCGGCAGGGGAGCGGCGCCGACGTGGAAGCCGTGGGCGAGGTTCACGTGCCGGCCGAGGTGGGCAGTATCGATTCAGGAGTGTGGGGAGATCAGCGGTGCGGGCTGTTGCAGGCCACGATCGGGCGCGGCAGGCTGATTCGGAATCCATCGGGATTTGCGGTGTTGCAGCCCTGTGGCCCTGCCGTTCAGTGCGGGCCATTCGCCGCCCTGAACGATGCTGCTGCGGAAAGTCTCCTGGAGCAGGGCCTGCATGCGATACCCGGGGGGCAGAAGGTCTATTTGGACGCCCCGGCCTCCAACCGCGCGGCAAAGCGCATCTTCGGCAGTACGGGCATGGGGGTCACCGGAACCAACGAATTGATGTTCGCGGGACAGATGCCGGACTACCGGCCGGAGATGCTGTACGGATTGGCCACCTTGGGCAGTTGCGGCTGA
- a CDS encoding radical SAM protein produces the protein MATACEMKSKIQGHPCFGGNHHKNGRMHLAVAPRCNIKCGYCTRKHDCANESRPGVTSRLLTPQEAIVKVREVMASPVVGPIIKVVGIAGPGDPLANEETFETFRLVKEEFPHLMLCMSTNGLLLPESIDRLFELGLHSLTVTINAVDPEVGAQIYRHISYHGRQYRGVEGARILIDNQFEGLRRAGELGLTIKVNTVLVPGVNDAQIPLIAARVKELGAFVMNIMPLIPQAELSHIVPPSEARLAEVRKANEGIIGQFAHCKQCRADAIGLIGQDVTVGESACAVPDGTR, from the coding sequence ATGGCAACGGCATGTGAAATGAAGAGTAAGATCCAGGGGCATCCCTGCTTTGGCGGCAACCACCACAAGAACGGCCGCATGCATCTGGCAGTGGCGCCGCGTTGCAACATCAAGTGCGGTTACTGCACCCGCAAGCACGACTGCGCCAACGAGTCGCGCCCCGGCGTGACCAGCCGTCTGCTGACGCCGCAGGAAGCGATCGTAAAGGTGCGCGAGGTGATGGCCAGCCCTGTAGTAGGGCCGATCATCAAAGTGGTCGGCATTGCCGGCCCCGGCGATCCCTTGGCCAACGAAGAGACCTTCGAGACGTTTCGGCTGGTGAAGGAGGAATTCCCGCACCTGATGCTGTGCATGAGCACCAACGGCCTGCTGCTGCCGGAATCGATCGACCGGCTGTTTGAGCTGGGGCTGCACAGCCTGACTGTCACCATCAATGCCGTGGATCCGGAAGTGGGGGCGCAGATCTACCGGCACATCAGTTATCACGGCCGACAGTACCGCGGCGTGGAAGGCGCCCGGATACTGATCGACAATCAGTTCGAGGGGCTCAGGCGGGCCGGAGAACTGGGGCTGACCATCAAGGTCAACACCGTGCTGGTGCCCGGCGTCAACGACGCCCAGATCCCCTTGATAGCCGCGCGGGTCAAGGAACTGGGGGCCTTTGTGATGAACATCATGCCGCTCATCCCCCAAGCGGAGCTGTCCCACATCGTGCCCCCTTCCGAGGCACGCCTGGCGGAGGTCAGAAAGGCCAACGAAGGGATCATCGGCCAGTTCGCCCACTGCAAACAGTGCCGCGCCGATGCGATCGGGCTGATCGGCCAGGATGTGACGGTGGGAGAGTCGGCCTGCGCAGTGCCGGACGGCACGCGATGA
- the draG gene encoding ADP-ribosyl-[dinitrogen reductase] hydrolase encodes MFNHYNRDDLFSHARAAFIGMAVGDALGATVEFMTAPEIRAKYGVFKEITGGGWLRLKPGQVTDDTEMALCIARAIVRNQCWSLETIAGNFASWLKSRPVDCGDTCRKGIRSFMLNGTLEVPPNEWDAGNGAAMRLLPTALFSLPDEQLLKKYALEQAHITHNNVVSDAACICLGKMLHMALCGATKNQLRREVGGFVARFPTFEFEPYRGLATGYVVDTLQTVFHWFFKGSDFEECLVGTVNQGGDADTTGAICGMLAGAYYGMESIPRRWLKRMDKQVIAEIETLTEHLVSASPAGQAG; translated from the coding sequence ATGTTCAACCACTACAACCGCGACGACCTGTTCAGTCACGCCCGCGCCGCCTTCATCGGCATGGCTGTCGGCGATGCGCTGGGCGCTACCGTAGAGTTCATGACAGCTCCGGAAATCCGGGCCAAATATGGAGTATTCAAAGAGATCACCGGCGGCGGATGGCTGCGGCTGAAACCGGGCCAGGTAACCGACGACACCGAGATGGCGCTCTGCATCGCCCGTGCGATCGTGCGCAATCAGTGCTGGTCGCTGGAAACCATTGCCGGCAACTTTGCCTCATGGCTCAAATCGCGTCCTGTCGATTGCGGCGACACCTGCCGCAAGGGCATTCGCTCCTTTATGCTGAACGGCACGCTGGAGGTGCCGCCCAACGAATGGGACGCCGGCAACGGGGCTGCCATGCGCCTGCTGCCGACAGCCCTGTTCTCGCTGCCCGACGAGCAGCTGCTCAAAAAGTACGCATTGGAACAGGCGCATATCACCCACAACAATGTCGTTTCGGATGCGGCCTGCATCTGCCTCGGAAAAATGCTGCACATGGCGCTGTGCGGAGCGACCAAAAACCAGCTGCGGCGAGAAGTCGGCGGCTTTGTGGCGCGTTTCCCCACCTTCGAATTCGAGCCATACCGCGGCTTGGCCACAGGCTATGTAGTGGATACCTTACAGACGGTCTTCCACTGGTTTTTCAAGGGAAGCGATTTCGAGGAATGCCTGGTGGGAACGGTAAATCAGGGGGGGGATGCCGATACGACCGGCGCCATATGCGGCATGTTGGCCGGCGCCTACTACGGCATGGAAAGCATTCCGCGGCGCTGGTTGAAACGGATGGACAAGCAGGTGATCGCCGAGATCGAGACACTCACCGAACATCTGGTTTCAGCCAGCCCCGCGGGGCAAGCAGGGTAA